GTACTGGGGATTGGGTACTGGGGATTGGGTACTGGGGATTAGGTACTGGGGAGAGGAAAAAACCTTTCCTCACTCCCCAGTCCCCAGTTGACTATTGACCACTGACCATTGACCATTGACCACTGACCATTGACCACTGACCATTGACCATTGACCATTGACCATTGACCATTGATCATTGACTATTGACTAAGCACCAACAACCATTCTCGCTTTTGAGAGTTCCAACTAGGTAAGGGAGTTTCCCCAACAACATATGGCCCCCAGTAGCGACGAGTACCGTCTTGCGCGAATGCAACTAAAATATCTCCCTTCTCCAGCTTTAAGTTTCCATTAGGCAAAGAGAGAATCAATCCCTTGTCACTACCTTCTTTGGGATCAAAATCCCAATGAGCTGGTACATCATAGCTCGTTTTTCCAGCACCAGAGCCTTTCACCGTTGTTTGCCGTGCAAGCATTGCCAACCGTACAGGCTGATCTGTTTGATTGCTCATTCGTAAAGTCCCTAGATCCTTAGCATTGCCAGCTTTCCCTTGACGATATGCCAAAATGGGAGCGGTCTTACTACTATCAGGCTCTACTTTGTTGGTAAGAGTAGTTGCTGAATTAGAGATATTAGCTAAATTGTCTGTTTGATCTGAAATTGGAGATACGGGATTATTCAACAAATCAGGCGTGTCATTAGATACCAGAGAATCTGACTCTGGATTAGTGGACTCAAAAGACACACTCAGCCCTAAGCATCCAGCTAGTAACCCAAGCAGCCCTAACAAACAAGCTGTAATAGCAGCGTTGCGATACACTGAGGATTTCATATTGATAGTTATAAGAAATAAGTATTTTTCTAGGCTTGACCAAATAGTAGCCTATTCTTCAAAAGTGGCAATCATCAAAGTTACCTACTCGCCTACTCCAGAATGTCGTAGAATTATGGACAGCAATGTATCAGAAATATCATTTTTAGCAAAAACCATTAGCAAGAATAGTTACCTTGCTTCTCGACTAAAAAGTGGTGTAAATTCTTGATTATTCGTGATATTTTGCTGGTTTTAACGAAGCAGCCAGAAAAATCTGATACAAAAATAGCAAATTGATTCGTAGAAACACAAAAGAAAACTGTTGTGAGCAAAGTATTATGAACAACAAGGTATCTTTTGTCAAAGTTCCAAATTTATCTGGTGAGTATTTTTAATATTTCTTCACAATTACCTTGCAAATTGGCATCTCTAGTATAAAAATAGTTCATGAAATCTTGACTAAAGAAGTCTAGAGTTTACAGGATAAGGAATAAAGCAAGAACTTATCGATACATGCCTCACGAGCAAGTGTGGTGCAAAAATCAGATTTTACCGTATTGATACCTGAAATTTTTACATAATGGAGTAATTTGATACTTCATATTCGTTCTCAGCAATTCCCTTGGTGTCTATTGATGCAAAACACTCGTTTAAATAACTTGTTCGATGCCATTGCTAGAAGCTTAGGACAATGGTTTTTAAATCCTTGGCGACGCCTATCGCTATTAATAATTAGTTTTTTGTTCGGCTTTTTTCTAGGATCAGCTATTTCGACTTCAGCAGGACAAAAGGCGGAATTAGACCTTTGGGCAGCTGCAATTTTAGTGCTGTTTACGGAGGTTACTAGTAGGATATTTTATAGTAAGAGCTTTTTTGTCAAGCGATCGCTGCTTTTAGAATCACTAAATATTCTGAAATTAGGTTTAACCTACAGCCTGTTTGTGGAAGCCTTTAAACTAGGTTCGTGATTGCTGTTGTCGAGGTTAACAAATGAATTCGTGGCTAGCTAAAATTTTGATCGCGGATACCGCACAAACAACTTGGCTTCAGCAAGCACGAGTCGCGACGCTAGCAAATACTTTCAAGGCGAAAGCTTTTGGTATTACACCTGCAAATGTAGATGAAGTCATACAGATGCGATCGCATTTACTCAAATCTGTAATGCCAGCTTTTAGCCAATTCTGCCAAACTAGTCTGCATGTGCCACCCGAAGAAATGCTAGAGGTATTGTGGGATTTGTGGCTACCTCTGGCGATGAGACTAGCATCGCACCGCCAAAAATTGGGGCGTCCCCTGATTCAAGGTATTTTAGGAGGGCAAGGAACAGGTAAAACCACAATGTGCCAGGTTCTCACCTTGATACTTCAACAGTTGGGATACCGCACCTTAAGCTTGTCTTTAGATGACTTGTATAAAACTTATAGCGATCGCCTGGCTTTAAAACAACAAGATCCGCGCTTAATTTGGCGCGGGCCACCAGGAACCCACGATATAGATTTAGGTTTAAATTTACTCGATCAGATTCGTCAACGCAAGAGTCCAGTTATGGTTCCTCGCTTTGATAAATCTGCATACAGCGGTGCAGGCGATCGCACCACCCCAGAAATTGTTACAGATGTAGATATTGTACTGTTTGAAGGTTGGTTTGTGGGCGTGCGACCAATCGATTCAGATGCATTTAATAGCCCACCACCGCCAATTCTCACAGATGAAGATCAAGCATTTGCCCGTGATATGAATCGTCAGCTACACGATTATCTGCCACTGTGGGAACGATTAGACAGCTTAATAGTGCTGTATCCCAATAATTACCGTTATTCTTTGTCATGGCGCAAACAAGCAGAACAACAGATGATTGCTGCTGGCAAATCGGGGATGACAGAACAACAGATTGAGGAATTTGTCAATTACTTTTGGCGATCGCTTCACCCAGAATTATTCATCAAGCCATTGGTTCAATCAGCCTCAGCAGTTGATTTAGTGATTGAAATTCATCCCGACCATACTTTTGGTGCAGTCCATAGCCATTTCATTTAATTATTTTCCTTAGTTGTAAAGATTAAGCCTGAAGAAGTTGTACTTCATTTGTCAAGTTTTCATTACCAATATAATTGGTAAAAAAACCTGACTTTGGTATGCTTACCTTTATTACCAATTATGTAGGTATAAATTATCAGGGTTGGTAATATTGCCTGACATCCACCTTACGTAGAAGCATTTACAGTATGTTTTTTCTAGCCCAAAAAAGACGATTCCTCAGTTGGATCGCTGTGGCAGCTGCCAGCTTGGCTCTAGTAATCGGCCTGCCGCTGTTAACCAACCCGACCACCCAAACAGCACAGGCTACAACTACGCTACGAGTGTATGCGGCTGTTAGCTTAACAGAAGTGCTGCCAGAGATTGAAAGTGCATACAATACAGCTAACCCTAGCTCAGCGATTAACTTTATCAATACTTTTGATTCTTCTGGTGCCTTACTCAACCAAATAAATCTGGCATCAAACGAGTCAGCGGGGATACCAGAGATTTTTATTTCTGCGGCTACAACCCAAATGAATAGCTTGCAGAGTGCAGGAAAATTAGCTTCAGGTTGGCCAGTTACCATCGCCACAAATCGTCTAGTCTTGATCAGACCGAATACACCTACTTCTCCGGCTCCAAGTCCCACTATTTCTACTTTTGACAAACTGACAAACTGTAGCACTTGTAGTCCTACTAGAACAGGCATTAGAGGTATTGCTATAGGTGATCCTGCAACTGTCCCCGCAGGAGCTTATGGTAAGCAAGTTCTTGAAAGTACCCTGAGCGGTTGTGGTGCAGGTACTTACAATACACTTCTCAATAGCACGACTGCTAACAAACTAGTATTTGCTAGCAATGTCCGTAACGTCTTGACGGCAGTGCAAAATAAAACCCTGAGCGGTAACACCATTGATGCAGGCATAGTTTACATCACTGATCAGGGGGTTTCCAGTGGTACAGCCCAAACGGCACTTGCCGCGCAAAGTTGTCATAACGCCATTGTATATCCAGCAGCTGTACTCAGCCGAACTAGCTCTGCCAATTTAACAGCAGCAACTAGTTTTGCTAACTACTTATCAAGTTCCACTGCCAGAACTAAGTTTACTACTCGTGGATTTGGTGTGCCTTAATGTCAGCTACTCACTGGCGATGAAAGCACTTGTCACAACTGAGGTGAGAGTCTCTCAGTTGTAATTAGTAGCTTTGATTTCAAGATATGTGCGATCGCTTGTTTTTTCACCTCAGTTAAACATTCTCATCAACTTGGAACTATTTGGAGTTAAATCTCATGAAAGTAGCAAAAAAATTAGGGTTCGTTGTTTTTGGTATAACCAGTACTATTGTTAGTACTGCTGTGATTACTGGTACTGACATTTCCAAAGCTCAAGCAGCACAAATAAATCTTGTGCAGAATGGAGGTTTCGAGGCAGATCCGCTTGTAGATCCTGACTATGACCCCACGCTACCTAATCCTTTTATTACCGGGTGGAATAATGATAGTCAGTTTTATGGTGGCTATACGAATCGTCTATCAAACTATCCCAACCCTGCGACTAATGGTTTATTGAGTGTACATCTGGGCTACACTCCCCCCGATAGTTTTGCTTATCTGTCACAGACTCTGGCTACACACAAAAATAATGAATACCAACTAACTTTTTCCTTAGCCTCCGCCGAAGAAGCACCTCGTCTTAACAACTTATTTCAAGTATATGCAGGTGGAAGCAAGATTTTTGAGCTAACAGACCTGGTCTTAGATCCCGCACAACCTTATAAACAATACAGCGTTAATTTTGTAGCCACATCCAAAGCTACAGATTTAAAGTTTGCAACTCAAGTTGGACATGACTGGTTAAACTTAGATGATGTCAGTGTCTACAAAGTAGAAGATGACAATGCACAGGGTACAGGAAGCACGGCTGTACCTGAACCAACGGCTGTCGGTGGAATTGCAGTTGCAGGCTTAGTAGGAAGCTGGCTGAAGCGTAAGAAATTAGCTAATTCCTAGTATATATGGTGTTCCCATTCTCTATCAGTAACTGTGCCAGCTATTAAGTTGATGTTCCCTAGAGTACTAAAGACGCGAAATTTCGCGTCTTTAGGGACTTACAAATCAAAAAATATCCCACTTTTCACAGTCATCAGTCATCAGGAGCCAGTGCATTGAGCGGGTTTGCCGACTTGAAGCACCTGGCGTTCATCAGTCAGCAACTTTAACCCAGATAGGACTTACGCATCAAGTACGAAATGTAGGGGCAATTCATGAATTGCCCCTACGGAAAATCAAGGCTTTCACTACCTTTTTGCGTAAGTCCTGCCAGATAATTTATTTCTTGGAGTTATTTTACGCAGTGAAACTGTTTGCTGCGGTTTGTGTTATAATGTTTCGCACTTCGGCTTCTGTTAGACCTTTATTCGCACTCAGCATCAAGGCTACTACCCCAGCAACATGAGGAGTTGCCATCGATGTTCCGTCCGAAAAACCATACTTATTACTAGGAAGTGTAGAATAAACATCAACACCTGGGGCTGTAACGTAGCTAAGTAGGTCATTTCCAGCTAGGTTAGATAAGTCAGCCATATTTCCATATTTATCGACTGCTCCAACAGCCAGCCCCCAGTATGAAGCATAGCTAGCAGGATAGTATGGTTTTGACTGACTTGCATTCCCTGCTGCCATGACAACGATCGCACCCTTGCTGCTAGCATATTGAACAGCTGATTGAACATCAGTATTAGGCTGCTCTTTTCCTAAGCTCAGGTTAATCACATTCGCGCCATTGTCCGCAGCATAACGAATGCCTTTGGCGATCGCACTATCAGAGCCTGAACCATCATCACGTAAAACCTTAACTGGCATAATCTTGGCATTATAGGCAATGCCTGTCACACCAAAATTATTCTTTACCCCTGCAATAGTGCCAGCAACATGAGTGCCATGACCATTTTTGTCTAAGGTGTTGTTGTTGTTGTCAACAAAGTTCCAGCCATAAACATCATCAACATAACCGTTACCATCATCATCTTTACCGTTGCCTGCAATTTCCTTTGTATTTTTCCAGATATTAGCGCTCAAATCCCGATGGTTGCGGTCAACCCCACTATCCACAACGGCCACAGTAATTCCTTGACCTGTATATCCTTTTGCCCAGACTTCTGGCGCTTTGATCAGGTCTGCTCCCCAATTGCGACTCCCCAAGTCAGGAACGTCAGCAAAAGTAGCCTGACCTAAAGCTCTCGCCACTGCTGCTGCTGCATTAATCAAGCCGTAGCCATTAGTAGAACTAAAACTATTGTTGACACTGATAGCTTTAGCAAAGACATTATTGCTTTCATCGGTTTCAATGACATTGTTGTAGCCATCAGCTTTGTACAACAGATAATAACTACCTGGGGCGATATTCTTAACAATGCTGAGTGAGGATGTTTGTGAACTGTAAGCACCTGCTGCAATACTTTCAACCTCGTTTGAGCCTAAATAAAGATCATCATCGCTCACAGTTCTATCATTGGACAAATAAAACATGGTGGAGCTAGGAAAAGCATTTCCAACACCTTGATTGTTAATTTCATAACTGATTTGAAAGCTTTCTCCAACAGATACTGAACTAGGAGCCGAAGCCTTTTCAACTATCAGGTCTGTCTTAATCAGATCGATATTGATGGATTTAGCAAAGATGTTATTGTTTTCATTACTTTCAATAACATCTCCATTGCCATCAGCTTGACATATCAAATAATAACTACCTGCGGCAATACCATTGTTGATGTTGAGCGTAGTTGATGCTGAACTATAAGCACCTGCTGCAATACTATCAACGTAGTCTGAGCCTAAGTAAATATCATCATCGCTGACGTTTTTATCCTGAGATAGATAAAAAAGAGTATAGCTAGAAAAGGCATTTTCAGTACCTTGGTTTTTGACTTGATAGTCTAATTTGATAGTGTTACCGACAGACGTTGAACCAGAAAATTCAGCATTTTGCACTATTAGGTCTGGCTGGGCAGGACTAATAGCAATGGTTTGAGCAATAAAATTACTATTTTGATTATTTGAGATAGTTGTATTAGACGTACTATTATTTGATAATAATACACTGCTTTTCTGAACTAAAAAATTACTATAAAGGCTTGAGCTTAATATATCGGTACTAGTGGATTGACAATTATAGGAATTAGTATGCTCTTCAAAAGAGTTACCTTTTCTAGTAAGTTGATGAATAATGCTGCTATTTTCTTGTGTAAATTTCACTTCGATACTTTTATTGATGAATCATTAATTAATACCTAAGTACTATCCAACTGAAAGTCGAATTGTATACTGAAAATCTACAATACCAACATAGTTGGAAAAAGTCAATTAATGTCATTAAAACTTGACTTTTACAGTCCTTGCAGGAAGCCCCCCAGGTTCCGTTCCTCTACGTGGCGATAAATGTTGTAGGACTTACGCATCAAGTACGAAATGTAGGGGCAATTCATGAATTGCCCCTACGGAAAATCAAGGCTTTCACTGCCTTTTTGCGTAAGTCCTGAGAGTTTTTCTCGATACTAATATTCTAGTTTATGGGTATTCTCAGGATGAACCCGATAAACAACAGCGTGCCATTGAGTGTGTTCAATCAGGTGACGTTTGGATTAGCACACAAGTTTTCAATGAAACAATTAATGTTTTCAAACGGAAGTTTCTGTTAGAATACTCTCAAATTAAGGCTGTTTTTGAAGAATTGACCGAACACTTTGAAATTGCGATTGTGTCCGTTACCACCATTGAAATGGCTTTGAATTTTGCGGAACGTTATCAGTATAGTTACTTTGATAGCTTAATTGTAGCGAGTGCCTTAGAAGTGGGTTGTCAGATTCTCTACAGCGAAGATTTACAAGATTGTCAGCAGATAGATCATCAATTAACAATTATTAATCCTTTTCATTATTAATATTTGGGGATAACTCGACTTTAGCAGCATTCGGTTATTCAGTGCGATCGCCCTTCTCCCCACAAACAAGCCATCGCCTCCCGTCAACAAATCATACTCTTGTAAAAAAGCGATCGCTCTCCCATAGATAGAGATGTTCCCCCTCTCCCTACACAAAAGCGAACTAACAAGCCAGTGCTTACGTTATCAAATTTGCCAGTATTTTCAATACACTTCATCATGACTGCCAATATCAAGTAAGAGAATTTCTTGATCTCCTGACTCTGGATTTTCAACAAAGTCAAATACAATCCGGCAATCATACTCCACAGTACAAGCCCAAGAACCAGCTAACTCCCCTTTAAGTTTGTGTGTTTGCAGTGATGAATCAAAAGAGTTTTCTGCTAAAAGTGTCAAGACAGCCTCAACTTTGGGCTGTAACTCCGGGTGTTTTCGGTTCAGGGTTTTATAAGCACGTTTAAAAGAGTTAGCAAAAGTGATAATTTTCAACTGTTTAGCTCTGCAATCACTTCATTAACTGTGCCTCGAAAGACGTTTCCTTTCTTGTAGTCTTGTTTTCCTTGTGCAATGTTAGCAGCAATTTCGGCACGACGGCGATCGCTAAGTCTTCGGTGCATGATCCCAAGCAGAGCGGTTTGTTCGTCTACAGACAGGGTTTCGATCGCGTCTAAAATGCTGTCAAATGTTGAGGTTTGCATAGTAAGTTAGATTTGGAAGCTCTGATGGCTTTGCCTTATTTTACTGCTTTTTAATGTGGTTTGCCGATTGAGATAAATGCAGATATGCAAAAAATGGAAGCGATCGCACTCTCACAAAAAGGCGATCACCTCCCGTCAAAACATTGTACTCTTGTCAAGAAAAAGCGATCGCCCCCGTCAACAAATCGTACTCTTGTAAAACAGCGATCGCCCCGTAAACAAATCATACTCTTGTAAAAAAGCGATCGCTCTCAAGTTTAGAGAATTGTATAAATCGCACCTAAAATTGAGAAGTGTGTTTAGCTTTGGCTAAGGCACCCTACAAGAGCAGGTGATCGCACTGGGAAAATCTTGTTTAAAATGGCGATGTCTGGGTTGGGCGTAGCGATCGCTCTCTTATAAATAAAAAACAAGCGCACCATAATTACATTTTAGAGGGTACGTTTACAAAGTAACGCACCCTACAAAATTAGGTGATCACACTATTTTAGCCTAGACAGTCCACTACAAGAACAGGAGCATTTTTTTGGGCTTATATCTTAAAATGCATTTTTGTATGCCCATATCTTAAAAGGCTTTGCACCGGAACCTTGATGCCGATAGCTCTTGGCATAGAATACGGCATTAGGATCAGCATATGGCTTTTTCCATTGCACAACTAAGCGATACCAGTAGTAACCGTTGCTGTTGATGGCTGGCCCCTCCACGAAACGGCTTCCATTCCATCCAAGGTATTTGGAGCCACCCAAAATTGACTCTGGATAAATTGCCACATCAACTTCTCCTGCTCCTGGTCCGCCGACACAGATATAGGAAACGCAATTAACATCTGTGGATGGCCCAGCTACTAACACTGTCAGCAGTCCCTTAGTACTGGGCGGATTAACGCTGTCAACACATTGGTCGGCGGAATTAAATATGCCACCTTCTATTGGGTTTAAAGTCCATGCTGGGCAATCGAATACGGCCTTTGCCCAATCGTTACCAGAGTTAGCAATTACAGGCTCATATTGATACTCAGTATTTAGGAATGGTGGTTTAGGTATAGGATCGGGAAGAGAAAACTTGACAAAAAATGGATGGTTTCTACCAATGCCAGAATCGACAATTTGATTCAGTTTTCCCCAATTAACACCGTCGTTAGAAGTATAAAAATCGGTTCCAGCACATTTATTTGAAGATAACGTAGGACAAGCATAGGTCAGGTTAAATTTAGAACCTGTAGGAGTGGTGTATGTTACCTCTCCCTCCGTTCCTACTGTCCCTGGGTAATCTTGTATCCAAAACCGTCCTTTTTTTCCGGGAGGAATTGAGGTTGGAGGCTCTACAACATAATAGCCATGTTTAGCACTAAAATTACTCCGTGTTAATTCAGTAGTACCAGAGGTGTTATCAACTATTACGTAACAGGAAAAATCTTCGGATTGCAGACCTACAACTGAATCTTGACTCGCTTGATTTGGTTGAATTTTGTAGTTACCATTCTGGTTAATCACTTCCAGAACCTTTGCCTTGCAGTTAACGGTGTCTATCTCGATAAAAGTTGAATGGTGAGTACTAATATCAGGTTTGGAAGGACACTCGAATCCACTGTTAACGTATTGAATCAAAGCATTCTTCAGCCCAGATATTGCTGTATGAGTATGTCCCATAACCACAAGGTCTGTTCCGGGATATAAGGCGAGTTTTTGAGCAAACCATCCCATATACCAGCCCTTAGCATCAGCTATAGCTGCTTTAGCTGCTTCTAATTTACCATATTTAGTCACCCAGCTATTCTGCAATTCTTTGTAAACATCTTTAGCTTCTGTAATAGTTGTTGTTCTACCATCAGCCAATCTAATTGGCTGATTCTTTGACGCAAAAAAATATCTGTGTATGCTAACAAGTTTTTCCTCCCCACACTTTTTAGACGTTTTCCCACCCCAATTTGTGAATTTTTTGAGTTAGAGGCAAATTTTCTCCCCAAAAATTCCCCCTCAACGCCTACACTCCTTGATATTTTTAGCTTTCAGCCTCTGCAAAGTCTTTTCTACTTCCCCACGCGCTGGATACAACAACTGCTGACTCAAAGCACTTTCATAAGCTTGTATCGCTCCTGACTTGTCCCCTAAACCTATTAAGGCTCTACCTAACCAGTAATTAGCTGTAGCTGGGTTAAGAGCTTTTTCAATCAATAATTCAGTTAAATTCAGGACTTTGAAAATTCAGTTTAATTCAGGCAATATAAAAAACGATAAATATGGGAGAGTTAGCACTGATCCAGGTTTTAAGTATCTAAAAATACCAGTGTTTACCAAATTCAACACCAGCTATCAATATCAATAAAGACGAGCGCTGAACGTGGGATAAGTACTGCTTTTACAAGTTTAAAATACTGAAAATTAAGGGGAAAAAGGGTAGATAGAAATTGTCGGCGATGATTGTTTGTTGTAGGGCTGAACGCGATCGCGTCCTTGTGTTTTTGCTTGATACAAGGCTCGATCAGCCGCAGCAATAATTGTTTGAAAGTTAGAATTGGGCTGAGGAATTTCTGTTGCCACCCCAGCACTAATGCTGACATCAGAACTAACTTGTGAATTTTTATGAGGAATTGCCAGCGTTCTGACAGCATAACAAATTGTTTGGGCTAAAATAAGAGCGCCCTCTGCATCTGTTTGAGGTAGAATTACAGCAAATTCCTCGCCTCCATAACGGGCAACTAAATCAGCAGGGCGTTTCACAGTATTTTTGATCGCTTGAGCAATTTCTTGAAGACAGCGATCGCCTGCTTGATGTCCATAAGTATCGTTATATGATTTAAAAAAATCAACATCGCAGAGGATGAGAGATAAAGGCAATTGCTCCCGTGCCAGGCGTTGCCACTCTTGGGCACAATACTCTTCAAATCGGCGGCGATTAGCTACTTGAGTTAACTCATCGATAGTTACTAATCGCTGCAATTCTTGGTTAGCTGCTTCTAGTTTTTGCTGAAGCTGAGATTGCTGAATCAAGCGTTTTACCCGCTGACGCAAAACTGGCCAGTGGATTGGTTTGGTAACATAATCGATCGCACCTACTTCAAATGCACGGTCAACAGACTCTTGATCCTCCAGCCCTGTAATCATTAAAATAGGAGTGTACTTACTAGCATCTAGAGATTGTAACTGAGTGCAGCAATCGAATCCATCCATATCTGGCATAATTGCGTCAAGTAGCACTATATCAGGATGCAGTTGCTGAAAAACAATTAAAGCTTCTCTACCATCTTGAGCTTCTGCCGTGCGATATCCTTCATACTGTAGGGAAAGTCGCAACTGCATCCGCATAAAAGGTTCATCATCAACAATTAGAACTAAAGATTGCTCTTCTGGAGGAATGGTGTTCATTGTTCCTACTTCTCCAGTTCTGTTTGCAAAGCAGTTTTGACTTGTTGAAATTCTTTGTGAAGTTGTAAGTAGATTTCTAAAGTTCCTTGAACATTATTTTTCCGTCCCTGTGTTTCTAACTGTTTGCAAAGCTGCGCTAGAAGTATTGCTCCTACAGAGGCACTGGTAGACTTGAGGTTGTGGGCGTTTTCCCATAAAGCTTGGGCATCTTGATTTGTGACGGCTGCTTTGATCTTTTCTATCAGCTTGGGGGTTTCCGTGAGATAGCAATTGATTAGTTCTGCAAATGCCATCGTATCTCCTCGGAGCATATCTCGCAAAGATTCCAGAATTTTGACATCAATTGTGGCATGTTCTAAATTCTGAGTTCTCAATTTTGTGGAGTTTTCCCCTGACCCTAATGTGTGAATCGTATCTGTAGTCAGCTTTGTTTGGGACGTTAATTGAGAACTGAGACGGAGTTGGCATTTGCTAAGTGCTTGAGCTAACTCTTTAATTTGAACAGGTTTACTAATGTAGTCATTCATACCAGCAGCCAGACAGGCTTCGCGATCGCCCCGCATGGCATTGGCAGTCATGGCGATAATATAGGGACGAGAACTAACTTCCCATCCCTGACAAATTCTCCGGCTTGCTTCCAGCCCATCCATCTCAGGCATGTTGACATCCATTAATACTACGTCGTACTGCTGACGTTGTAATGCTTGGAGAACTTCTAGCCCATTGGCTGCGACATCTGCCTGATAACCAATTTTCCGCAGCATCAAAAGAGCAACTTTCTGATTCATAGCTGTATCTTCTGCCAGAAGAATTCGCAGTGGTAGTTGTTCTACCAAAAAAGAACCAGTTTCAGGAGGATGAGGACGAGAGACAGTGGTTGGCAGCGGCTGATTTCCCAAAGCCTGGGCAAGAACATTATAGAATTGAGACTGTTTAATGGGTTTGCTCAAACA
Above is a window of Nostoc sp. UHCC 0702 DNA encoding:
- a CDS encoding DUF565 domain-containing protein, with the protein product MQNTRLNNLFDAIARSLGQWFLNPWRRLSLLIISFLFGFFLGSAISTSAGQKAELDLWAAAILVLFTEVTSRIFYSKSFFVKRSLLLESLNILKLGLTYSLFVEAFKLGS
- a CDS encoding glycerate kinase, with the protein product MNSWLAKILIADTAQTTWLQQARVATLANTFKAKAFGITPANVDEVIQMRSHLLKSVMPAFSQFCQTSLHVPPEEMLEVLWDLWLPLAMRLASHRQKLGRPLIQGILGGQGTGKTTMCQVLTLILQQLGYRTLSLSLDDLYKTYSDRLALKQQDPRLIWRGPPGTHDIDLGLNLLDQIRQRKSPVMVPRFDKSAYSGAGDRTTPEIVTDVDIVLFEGWFVGVRPIDSDAFNSPPPPILTDEDQAFARDMNRQLHDYLPLWERLDSLIVLYPNNYRYSLSWRKQAEQQMIAAGKSGMTEQQIEEFVNYFWRSLHPELFIKPLVQSASAVDLVIEIHPDHTFGAVHSHFI
- the modA gene encoding molybdate ABC transporter substrate-binding protein; the protein is MFFLAQKRRFLSWIAVAAASLALVIGLPLLTNPTTQTAQATTTLRVYAAVSLTEVLPEIESAYNTANPSSAINFINTFDSSGALLNQINLASNESAGIPEIFISAATTQMNSLQSAGKLASGWPVTIATNRLVLIRPNTPTSPAPSPTISTFDKLTNCSTCSPTRTGIRGIAIGDPATVPAGAYGKQVLESTLSGCGAGTYNTLLNSTTANKLVFASNVRNVLTAVQNKTLSGNTIDAGIVYITDQGVSSGTAQTALAAQSCHNAIVYPAAVLSRTSSANLTAATSFANYLSSSTARTKFTTRGFGVP
- a CDS encoding DUF642 domain-containing protein; the protein is MKVAKKLGFVVFGITSTIVSTAVITGTDISKAQAAQINLVQNGGFEADPLVDPDYDPTLPNPFITGWNNDSQFYGGYTNRLSNYPNPATNGLLSVHLGYTPPDSFAYLSQTLATHKNNEYQLTFSLASAEEAPRLNNLFQVYAGGSKIFELTDLVLDPAQPYKQYSVNFVATSKATDLKFATQVGHDWLNLDDVSVYKVEDDNAQGTGSTAVPEPTAVGGIAVAGLVGSWLKRKKLANS
- a CDS encoding S8 family serine peptidase; protein product: MQNAEFSGSTSVGNTIKLDYQVKNQGTENAFSSYTLFYLSQDKNVSDDDIYLGSDYVDSIAAGAYSSASTTLNINNGIAAGSYYLICQADGNGDVIESNENNNIFAKSINIDLIKTDLIVEKASAPSSVSVGESFQISYEINNQGVGNAFPSSTMFYLSNDRTVSDDDLYLGSNEVESIAAGAYSSQTSSLSIVKNIAPGSYYLLYKADGYNNVIETDESNNVFAKAISVNNSFSSTNGYGLINAAAAVARALGQATFADVPDLGSRNWGADLIKAPEVWAKGYTGQGITVAVVDSGVDRNHRDLSANIWKNTKEIAGNGKDDDGNGYVDDVYGWNFVDNNNNTLDKNGHGTHVAGTIAGVKNNFGVTGIAYNAKIMPVKVLRDDGSGSDSAIAKGIRYAADNGANVINLSLGKEQPNTDVQSAVQYASSKGAIVVMAAGNASQSKPYYPASYASYWGLAVGAVDKYGNMADLSNLAGNDLLSYVTAPGVDVYSTLPSNKYGFSDGTSMATPHVAGVVALMLSANKGLTEAEVRNIITQTAANSFTA
- a CDS encoding PIN domain-containing protein, with amino-acid sequence MRVFLDTNILVYGYSQDEPDKQQRAIECVQSGDVWISTQVFNETINVFKRKFLLEYSQIKAVFEELTEHFEIAIVSVTTIEMALNFAERYQYSYFDSLIVASALEVGCQILYSEDLQDCQQIDHQLTIINPFHY
- a CDS encoding type II toxin-antitoxin system mRNA interferase toxin, RelE/StbE family, with the translated sequence MKIITFANSFKRAYKTLNRKHPELQPKVEAVLTLLAENSFDSSLQTHKLKGELAGSWACTVEYDCRIVFDFVENPESGDQEILLLDIGSHDEVY
- a CDS encoding PleD family two-component system response regulator: MNTIPPEEQSLVLIVDDEPFMRMQLRLSLQYEGYRTAEAQDGREALIVFQQLHPDIVLLDAIMPDMDGFDCCTQLQSLDASKYTPILMITGLEDQESVDRAFEVGAIDYVTKPIHWPVLRQRVKRLIQQSQLQQKLEAANQELQRLVTIDELTQVANRRRFEEYCAQEWQRLAREQLPLSLILCDVDFFKSYNDTYGHQAGDRCLQEIAQAIKNTVKRPADLVARYGGEEFAVILPQTDAEGALILAQTICYAVRTLAIPHKNSQVSSDVSISAGVATEIPQPNSNFQTIIAAADRALYQAKTQGRDRVQPYNKQSSPTISIYPFSP